The Candidatus Methylomirabilota bacterium genomic interval TGGTCCGCCCGGGGCTCGGCGCTGCCGGCCTGGGCCTGAGCCTGAGGCCGGGCCTGCCACGCGTGCGCGGGCACGCCAGCCAGCTTCAGCAAGTCGTCTTGAATCTGCTGACCAACGCCATCGACGCCACCCCGGCCGGAGGGCGGATCACGGTGTCCACCGGGAACGGCGCCGACCCTGACCACCTGGAGATCGAGGTCACCGACACCGGAGCCGGCATCCCGGACACGGATCGCAAGCGCATCTTCGAGCCGTTCTTCTCGACGAAGGAGCCCGGGCGCGGCACCGGGCTGGGCCTCTTCATCTCCGCCCAGATCGTCCGGGAGCACCGGGGACGCATCGAGGTCGCCAGCGCCGAGGGACGGGGCAGCAGCTTCCGCGTGCTCCTGCCGACCGAGGCCGCGCCGTCATGATGGCGACGCCTGCCATCCTGGTGGCCGACGACGATCCCGTGGCCCGCGACCTGCTCGTCGAGGTGCTGGCCCGCGAGGGCTACCGCGTGCGAGCCGCCGGCGGCGGCGAGGAGTGCCTGCGTCTGGCCGAGGCGGAGCCATTCGACCTGGCGCTGGTGGACCTGCGCATGCCCGATCTGGACGGCCTCGCCGTCCTGCACCGGCTGTCCAAGCTGAGCGCGCCCCTGCCCGTGCTCATCCTCACCGCGTTCGCCACCATGGACACCGCCGTCGAAGCCATCCGGGCCGGCGCCTACGACTACCTCTCCAAGCCATTCCGGATCGAGGAGATCAAGGCCGCCGTGCGCCGGACGCTGGAGGCCCAACGGCTCGGGCGTGAGAACCGTGAGTACCGGCGCGAGCTGCAGGGGCGCTACCGGCCGGAAAACCTCGTGGGGCAGTCGCCGGAGATGGTGGCGATCTACAAGATGATCGCCCGCGTCGCCGCGCAGGACACGACGGTCCTCATCCAGGGCGAGACGGGAACCGGCAAGGCCCTGGTGGCCCGCGCGATCCACTACGCGAGCGCGCGGGCCGCGCGGCCGTTCGTGGTGGTGGACTGCACGGCCGTGCCCGAAGCCCTGTTCGAATCCGAGCTCTTCGGCCACGAGCGCGGTGCCTTCACGGGGGCGCTGCAGAGTCGCCGCGGCTTGATCGAGACCGCCGACGGCGGCACCTGCTTCCTGGACGAGGTCGGGGAGCTGCCGCTGCCGCTGCAGGCCAAGCTGCTGCGCCTGCTCCAGGACCGTGTCATCCGTCGTGTCGGAGGCAACGAGTCGATCGGCGTCGACGTGCGCATCATCGCGGCGACGAATCGGGACCTGCGCAAGCGGTTCGAGGAGGGCGCCTTCCGGGAAGACCTCTACTACCGGCTCAACGTCGTCGCCATCCGGGTGCCGCCGCTGCGGGAGCGCAAGCAGGACATCCCGCTCCTGGCCCAGCACTTCCTGAACACGTGGGCGGCGGCGGGTCAGCCGGCCAGGCGGCTGGCCCGGGAGACCCTGGCGCGGCTGGCAGACTACGACTGGCCCGGCAACGTCCGCGAGCTCGAGCACGTCATCGAGCGCGCGCTGACGCTGTCGTCGTCCGAGCTCATCCTGCCCGACGACCTGCCGCCCGAGCTGGAGCGGGCCACCCCGGCGCCGCCGACGCTGCCGCCCCGGCGCATGACGCTGGAGGCACTCAAGCACTGGTACGTGCACACGGTGCTGGAGGAGGCCGGGGGCAACAAGGCGCGCGCCGCCGAGCTCCTGGGCATCGACCGGCGCACGCTCTACCGCATCCTCGAGGCCAAGGGCGGAGACGCCTCGCCGCCGTGAGAGGCGCCCTCGTCCTGGGCTCGGTGCTCGCCACGCTGGCCGCCTGCGCCCCGCGGCCGCCCGCCGCCAACCCCGGCGACGTCCTGCAGCAAATCCTGCCCTCCACCGTGCAGCTCCGGGCCGAGGCCGCCGGCGGCGCGCGGCGGATGGGCTCCGGCGTGGTCGTGGCCGCCGACGCCGGCCGAGCGCGCTCCTGGATCGTCACCACGCGCCACATCATGCGCGGGAGCGGCGAGCAGCAGGTCTCCGTGGCCGTGCCCGGCCGCCGGGGCCGGGTCAAGGGGCAGGTCGTGGCGCTCAACGAGACGAGCGATCTGGCCCTCGTGATGATCGCCGGACTGGCGCTGCCCCCGGTGACCCTGAAGGACACCGTTCGCCTGGGCGACGAGGTCCGCGTGGTGGGCTTTCCCTGGGGCCGCCGGCTGACCGTGGTCAGCGGCATCGTCAGCCAGATCGCCGGCGCGGACGGGGAGACGGCCACCACCGGGGCCGCGCGCATGATCGACGCGTCGGTCAGCTACGGCGCCAGCGGCGGTGGCGTTTTCGACGCGCCGACGGGGGCGCTGGTCGGGATCGTCGAGGGCTACCGGACGGCCCGGATCACGCTGCAGACCGTGCCGGAGAAGACCGTCGATGTCCCGGTCCCGGGCGAGACGACCGTGATCCCCGCCGCGACGATCCGCAGCTTTCTCGTCGGCGCGGGACTCAGCCCTCCCTAGCAAGAACGCCACGCCTCCCGCATTCTCGCCACACTCGGATCCTGCGCGTCGGCCGGGCCGCTGGGGAAACCCTTCGTGATTGCGGGTTGTTCCGCCCCGACCAGGGCTGGCATACGCGTTGCTCTCACCACCTGTGTTCGACACCACCAGGAGGGATCCGAATGAAGAAGGCAGTGGGAATCGCGCTGGCGCTGATGCTCGTGGTCTCCGTAGGCGGCGCTTGGGCCGACGACATCGAGGGCAAGATCCAGTCGGTCGACGCCTCCGACCGGGTCATCGTGCTCGAGGACGGCACTCGCCTCTGGGTCGCCGAAGGCCAGGCGATGGACGATCTCAAGGAGGGCGCCAAGGTCAAGGCGTCCTACGAGGAGCGCGACGGCAAGAAGGTGCTGACCGGCATCGAAGTCTCCGACTGACGCACGGCGGGACGGCGTGCGGGTCGAGCCCGCCCGCCGTCCCTGCCCCCATCCCGAGCCGGCTTGTCCCCGCGGGCGCCATCGACTATAAAGGTCGGCATTCGCCGCTCACGAGGAGAGACCGTGGCCACCAAGATCCTGTTCTCGCCCCCGATGCCCAAGACCATCATGGACCTCGCTCGCACCATGCTCCCCGAGGGCTACGAGCTACACGTGGCCGACCGCGCCTCGCCGGAGCACCAGCGGTTGCTTCCCGATACCGAGTACTGGATGGGCTTCGCCCGCGCCGGCATCGACGAGGCGTTCTTCCGGGCGGCGCCCAAACTGCGGCTGGTCCAGCTGATCAGCGCGGGCTACGACCGCATCGACGTGGCGGCGGCCCGGAAGGCCGGGGTGCCGGTGGCCAACAACGGCGGCTCCAACGCCATCGGCGTGGCCGAGCACACCCTGATGTTGATGCTGGCCACGCTCAAGCGCGGCGTGTGGCTGCACGGCAACGTGGTCGCCGGCAAGTGGCGGGTCGGCGGCTTCGACGAGCATCGCCTCTACGAGCTGGCCGGCAAGACCGTGGGCATCATCGGCCTCGGCACCATCGGCAAGAAGGTTGCCCGGCGGGTCCGCGCCTTCGACGCCGACGTCATCTACTACGACATCGTGCGGCTCACCGAGGACCAGGAAGACGCTCTCGGCGTCCGCTTCGTGCTGTTCGAGGAGCTGCTGGGCGCCGCCGACGTGGTGACCCTGCACGTGCCGCTCAACGAGAGCACGCACCGCTTCATGGGGGCGCGGCAGTTCGCGGCGATGAAGCCGGGCGCCGTCCTCATCAACACCTGCCGGGGACCCGTCGTCGACGAGGCGGCGCTCCACCAGGCGCTGACCACCGGGCAGATCGCCGCCGCCGGGCTGGACGTCCTGATCGACGAGCCGCCCGCGAAAGACCATCCACTCTTCACCCTGGACAACGTGATCATCACGCCCCACATGGCGGGACCCACCTGGGAGAACTGGGCCCGGGCCTTCCGCAACTCCTACGACAACATCCAGCGCGTGGCTGCCGGCCGGGCGCCCCTGTGGATCGTCCCGGAGCTCAGGACATGAAGATTCTCTACACGCCACTGATGATCGTGCCCGCCCTCGACCAGGCCGACCGCGCCCGCATCCTGGAATCGGCAGGGCCGGGCAGCCGGCTCGTGGAGAGCCGCGACCCGGCCCAGCAGAAGACGGAGATCGCCGACACCGACGTGCTCTTCGGCCGGGTGAGCCCGGAGGTGCTGAGCCAGGCCCGGCGCCTGCGCTACTACCAGTCGATCGGCGCCGGGGTCGACTCGATCCTCACGCCCGAACTGGTCGAGAGCGACATCATCCTGGCCAGCGAGAAGGGCGGGGTCGGCATCCACCTGGCCGAGCACGCCATGGCCCTGCTCCTGGCCCTCACCCGCGGCCTGCACACGGCGCTGCGCCAGCCGGACTACGGGCTGCGCGAGGCCATCCGCCGGCAGCAGTGGGAGCTGTCGGAGCAGACGATGGGCATCGTCGGCTTCGGGGGCACCGGGCGCGAGGTGGCCCGTCGCGCCCTGGGCTTCGGCATGCGGGTCCTGGCCGTGGACATCGAGGACGTCCCGCCCGAGCCCGGCGTGACCCTCTGGCGGAACGACCGCCTGCACGACCTGCTCGCGGAGTCCGACGCCGTCGTCATCTGCCTGCCCCTCACCAAGGCCACCCATCATCTCTTCACCCGGGACCTGTTCCGCCGCATGCGACGGCACGCCCTGCTCATCAACGTGACCCGCGGGGCCATCGTGTACGGCGAAGACCTGCTGGCCGCGCTGGAACAGGGGCTGATCGGGGGCGCCGGGCTCGACGTCACCGACCCCGAGCCGCTTCCAGCCGGCCACCCCCTGTGGACGCATCCCCGGGTCATCGTCACTCCGCACACGGCGGGCGGCTCGCCGCGCCGGGCCGGCCGCGTCATCGCCACGTTCTGCGAAAATCTCCGGAGGCTGCGGGCCGGCCAGCCCTTGCTGGCCGTGATCGACAAGCGCAAAGGCTACTGAAGCGCCGCATACCCCTTGACAAGACCTCACCGGACGCGCAGATTCAGCGCACGCCGCGGGGATCGTCTGCCGCCAGAGGCGCCCCGGGGGAGATCTTGATGCGCGTGTCCGCGATCGCCCTGAAGCGCAAGCAGTGGGAGCCGTTCGCCTTCGCCTCCCCGTCTCTGTTCCTCATCGCCCTCGTCATCGTGTTTCCGCTGGTCTACGCCTTTTACTTGTCGCTGCAGAACTTCGACCTGTCGGTGGGACCCGACTACGAGTTCGTCGGGCTCGGCAACTACACGGAGGCGCTCTTCCGGGACGGGCGGTTCTGGGGATCGGTCTGGAACACCGCGGTCATCATCATCCCCTCGCTGGTGCTGGAGCTGCTGCTCGGGCTCGGCATCGCGCTCATGCTCAACCGCGGCATCCGGGCGCGCCCGATCCTCACCGCGCTCCTGGCCATCCCGCCCATGGTGTCGCCGGTCATGGCGGCCATGGCGTGGCGGATGATGTTCGGGGTCAAGTACGGGGCCATCAACAATCTCGGCCTGCAACTCGGTCTCATCGACGTCTACTTCGACTGGTTCTCGACACCTCTGATCTCCGTGATCGCCGTCGTGCTCGTCGAGATCTGGCACAACACGCCCTTCATGATGCTGGTGCTGCTGGCCGGGCTGCAGTCGATACCCCAGGAGCTCTACCAGGCGGCCAAGGCCGATGGCGCCACACCCTGGCAGAGCTTCTGGTACATCACCCTGCCGCTGCTGAAGTTCACGATGGCGGTGGGCGTGATGATCCGCATGATCGATCTCACCAAGCTCTTCGGGCTGATCTTCATCCTGACCTACGGCGGGCCCGGCGGGGCGACCGAGACGGTCGCCTTCAACACCTACCTGGTCGGCTTCAACGACTTCCGGATGAGTTACGCCTCGGCCCTGTCGTACCTCATCGTCATCGGCGTCCTGGTCCTCACGTTCGTCTTCATGTTCATCCAGCGCCGGCGCGAGGCGCGCGCGGCATGAGCGTCATCGCCGCCGAGCGGT includes:
- a CDS encoding ATP-binding protein, with product VRPGLGAAGLGLSLRPGLPRVRGHASQLQQVVLNLLTNAIDATPAGGRITVSTGNGADPDHLEIEVTDTGAGIPDTDRKRIFEPFFSTKEPGRGTGLGLFISAQIVREHRGRIEVASAEGRGSSFRVLLPTEAAPS
- a CDS encoding sigma-54 dependent transcriptional regulator — protein: MMATPAILVADDDPVARDLLVEVLAREGYRVRAAGGGEECLRLAEAEPFDLALVDLRMPDLDGLAVLHRLSKLSAPLPVLILTAFATMDTAVEAIRAGAYDYLSKPFRIEEIKAAVRRTLEAQRLGRENREYRRELQGRYRPENLVGQSPEMVAIYKMIARVAAQDTTVLIQGETGTGKALVARAIHYASARAARPFVVVDCTAVPEALFESELFGHERGAFTGALQSRRGLIETADGGTCFLDEVGELPLPLQAKLLRLLQDRVIRRVGGNESIGVDVRIIAATNRDLRKRFEEGAFREDLYYRLNVVAIRVPPLRERKQDIPLLAQHFLNTWAAAGQPARRLARETLARLADYDWPGNVRELEHVIERALTLSSSELILPDDLPPELERATPAPPTLPPRRMTLEALKHWYVHTVLEEAGGNKARAAELLGIDRRTLYRILEAKGGDASPP
- a CDS encoding serine protease translates to MRGALVLGSVLATLAACAPRPPAANPGDVLQQILPSTVQLRAEAAGGARRMGSGVVVAADAGRARSWIVTTRHIMRGSGEQQVSVAVPGRRGRVKGQVVALNETSDLALVMIAGLALPPVTLKDTVRLGDEVRVVGFPWGRRLTVVSGIVSQIAGADGETATTGAARMIDASVSYGASGGGVFDAPTGALVGIVEGYRTARITLQTVPEKTVDVPVPGETTVIPAATIRSFLVGAGLSPP
- a CDS encoding DUF1344 domain-containing protein; its protein translation is MKKAVGIALALMLVVSVGGAWADDIEGKIQSVDASDRVIVLEDGTRLWVAEGQAMDDLKEGAKVKASYEERDGKKVLTGIEVSD
- a CDS encoding 2-hydroxyacid dehydrogenase, with the translated sequence MATKILFSPPMPKTIMDLARTMLPEGYELHVADRASPEHQRLLPDTEYWMGFARAGIDEAFFRAAPKLRLVQLISAGYDRIDVAAARKAGVPVANNGGSNAIGVAEHTLMLMLATLKRGVWLHGNVVAGKWRVGGFDEHRLYELAGKTVGIIGLGTIGKKVARRVRAFDADVIYYDIVRLTEDQEDALGVRFVLFEELLGAADVVTLHVPLNESTHRFMGARQFAAMKPGAVLINTCRGPVVDEAALHQALTTGQIAAAGLDVLIDEPPAKDHPLFTLDNVIITPHMAGPTWENWARAFRNSYDNIQRVAAGRAPLWIVPELRT
- a CDS encoding D-2-hydroxyacid dehydrogenase, producing MKILYTPLMIVPALDQADRARILESAGPGSRLVESRDPAQQKTEIADTDVLFGRVSPEVLSQARRLRYYQSIGAGVDSILTPELVESDIILASEKGGVGIHLAEHAMALLLALTRGLHTALRQPDYGLREAIRRQQWELSEQTMGIVGFGGTGREVARRALGFGMRVLAVDIEDVPPEPGVTLWRNDRLHDLLAESDAVVICLPLTKATHHLFTRDLFRRMRRHALLINVTRGAIVYGEDLLAALEQGLIGGAGLDVTDPEPLPAGHPLWTHPRVIVTPHTAGGSPRRAGRVIATFCENLRRLRAGQPLLAVIDKRKGY
- a CDS encoding sugar ABC transporter permease — encoded protein: MRVSAIALKRKQWEPFAFASPSLFLIALVIVFPLVYAFYLSLQNFDLSVGPDYEFVGLGNYTEALFRDGRFWGSVWNTAVIIIPSLVLELLLGLGIALMLNRGIRARPILTALLAIPPMVSPVMAAMAWRMMFGVKYGAINNLGLQLGLIDVYFDWFSTPLISVIAVVLVEIWHNTPFMMLVLLAGLQSIPQELYQAAKADGATPWQSFWYITLPLLKFTMAVGVMIRMIDLTKLFGLIFILTYGGPGGATETVAFNTYLVGFNDFRMSYASALSYLIVIGVLVLTFVFMFIQRRREARAA